Within the Solwaraspora sp. WMMA2056 genome, the region GGCGGTGGTGCCGGCTGTGGTGCCAGCGGCGCGGGCATGCCGGTGCGGATCGTGGGTTCCGGCAGCCCGGCGTGGTCGACCTTGTTGTTGCCGGTCTGCGGCAACGCGGGCAGCACCGCCCATACCCGGGGAATCAGCACGTCGGGCAGGTGGCGGGACAGTGCGGCGACGAGCCGGTCGGCCAGACCGTCGTGGGCCACGCCCGGCGCGGGTACGACGTATCCGGCCAGGTACGCCTCGTCGCGCCGGTCCCGCCGGGCCACCACGACACCGTCGGCCACCAGGTCCAGCCCGCGCAGCACCGCCGACGTCTCGCCCGGTTCGACCCGGTTGCCCCGGATCTTGACCTGGTCGTCGGTACGTCCGAGGAACACCAGCGCGCCGTCGGCGGTCCATCGCACCAGGTCCCCGGTGCGGTAGCAGCGGGAACCGGGTCCGCCGGCCGGGTCGTCGACGAACCGCTGCGCGGTCAGCTCAGGTCGGTTCAGATAGCCGCGACCCACCCCGGCACCGCCGATGAACAGCTCCCCGACGGCACCGACCGGGGCCAGGCCGCCCCCTTCGTCGCGGACCTCGACGCGGACGTTGTCCAGCGGCCGGCCGATCGGGATCGGTCCGTCGGACCCGGTCGACGCCGCCGCCACCACCTCGGAGGTGGCGATGACGGTCGTCTCGGTCGGTCCGTACACGTTGCGCACGACGTACGGCACCCCGGGCTGTGGGCGTACCCGCAGCTGCTGGCCGCCGACGGTGAGGTGGCGCAGCCGGGGCTGGGCCGCGACGGGCAGCGAGAGCAGGCCTTCCCCGATCGGAGTGGGCAGCATCGCGACGCTCACTCCGGCGGTACGCAGCCAGCGTGCCAGCGCCATCGAGTCCAGCCGTACGGCGTCGTCGGCGATGGTCAGGCTCGCGCCGACCTGCAGCATCGGCCAGATCTCCAGCATCGAGGCGTCGAAGCTCTGCCCGCACACCACGGCGCCACGGTCGTCGGGGGTCAGCGCCAGCTCGTCCCGGTACCACTGGCACAGGTTCGCCACGCCGCGGTGGGTGATCACCACGCCCTTGGGCCGACCGGTCGAGCCGGAGGTGTACATGACGTAGCAGGCCGGGTCCGGATCGTCCGCGGCGCGGCCAGGGCCGCCGTGCCCGCTGCCGTACCCGCCGCCGGGATCGTCGCCGGGATCGTCGACCCGCAGCAGGTGCACCCCCTCGGGCAGGTCCGGTGCCGCGTCAGCTCCGGTGGCCAGCACCACCCGGGCCGCGCTGTCCGAGACCATGAACCGCACCTGCCGGCCGTCGAGGGACGGATCCAGCGGCAGGTACGCGGCACCGGTCCGCAGCACCGCCAGAGCGGCCACGATGAACTCCGGCGACCGGGGCAGCCACAGCGCCACGATGTCGCCCACGGCGGTGCCGTGCCGGGCCAGCCGGTGCGCCAGCACGGTGGCCTGCTCGTCGAGCTGCCGGTAGGTCAGCACGGTGCCGCCACCGATCACCGCGACTGCCTGCGGGGTGTGGACCGCCCACTGCCGCACCGCGTCGTGCACACCACCGGGCGGCAGCTCACGCTGCCGTCCGGCACCCCGACGGGCCAGCGTGTACCGGTCGGTGTCGAGGACACCGACCAGCGCCGAGATCGGCGTATCGGGCCGATCGACGGCGGCGGCCAGGATCGCGACCAGGTACGACAGCAGCCGTTCGGCGCTGTCCGCCACGAACAGGTCGGTGCTGTACTCCAGCCGGCAGTCGATCCCGTCGGGGTGCCTGGTGACGTACAGGGCCAGGTCGGTGACCGCCCGTTCGGCCCGGTGCGCCAGCGTGCGGGCCGTCACCCGGGGCAGGTCGAGCGGGAGCGGGTCACCGCCGTTGTCGAACTCCACGATGGTCTGGAAGATCGGGGTCCGGCTGGGGTCACGGTCCGGGCCTACCGCGCCGACGACGGCGTCGAACGGTACGTGGGCGTGGCCGTACGCGTCCAGGGCGGTGTCGCGAACCTGCGTGAGCAGATCGGTGAAGGTCGGGTCGCCGGACAGGTCGAGCCGCAGGGCGACCGTGTTGAGGAAGAACCCGACCACGTCTTCGGCGCCGCCGGGCCGGACCGACACCGGTGTCCCCACGACTACCTGGTCGTCGCGGGTGAACCGGCGCAGGGTGGCCGCGTACCCGGCGAGCATCGTCATGAACAGGGTGCTCCGGTGCGCGCCACTGAGCCGACTCAACAGCCCGGACAGCTGCGGGTCGAGCCGGCGGCGGACCGACGCGCCGGCGCCGGACCGTACCGGCGGGCGCGGCCGGTCGGTCGGCAGGTCCAGCACCGGCAGCTCTCCGGCCAGCCGCTCCCGCCAGTAGTCCAGACCGGCCTGCTCGTCGCGTTGACCGCCGTCGGCGTCCGCTTCCCGACGGGCCAGGCCCAGACAGTCGACGGTGAGCTCCGGCAGTTCGGCGGGCCGGCCGTCGAGCGCGGCCCGGTAGACGGTGGACAGGTCCCGGGCCAGCACTGCCACCGAGGCCGCGTCGATCACGATGTGGTGCAGCGACAGCACGAGCACGTGCCGCTCGGGCGACCAGCGCAGCAGCCGGGTAACCAGCAGCGGACCACGGGCGAGGTCGAACACCCGGCGGACCTCGTCGGCCAGCACCTGGCGCACGGCCTCGTCCTCGTCGTGGCCGGTGCGTTCCTCGACGGTGAGTTCCACCGTGCTGCGGCCGCGCACCACCTGGACCGGTTCGCCGTCGCGTTCCGGGAACACGGTACGCAGCGCCGGATGCCGGGCCACCAACTGGTCCAGCGCGACCCGCAGCGCCGACACGTCCAGCGGCCCGTCGAGCCGTACGGCGATCGGCTCGTTGTAGGTGCCCTGGCCGGGATGCAGCCGTTCGAGGAACCACATCCGTGCCTGCCCGCGTGACACCGGCCCGGACCGGTCCGGGAGAACACCAGGAGCGGCCGCGACGGTACCGGCCGCCGGCTGGCCGGCCGGGGTCTGGTAGCGGGCGCGGAGCCGGTCCAGGTACGGCAGACCCGCCCGTACCTGTTCGGGGGAGGCCCCGAAGTCGACCAGCGCGGCCACCTCGTCGACCCCGGCGGCGGTCAGCGCCTCGATCAGCCGGGCACCGTCGTCCGGCGACCCGATCAGCGCCCGCGCCTCGCAGTACCGGTCGTAGGCGCGCCGGAAGACGTAGTCCAGGTCGTCGGCGTCGGTGTTGTCGAGGTCCACCTGGAATCCGAGGCTGTTGGTCAGCTGCCCGAACAGCGACAACGACGACCGCAGGTACGCCTGCAACGGCGCGAACGCCTCGGCCCGCGCCTCGGCCGAGTCCGCACCGAGGTAGGTGTGCACGAGGACGACCACCCGCCCGCCGTCCGGGTCGAGCCCGTGCGCGGCGCGGGTCCGCCGGTAGCGCCGGACGTTGTCGGCCAACTGCTCCACCGACTGGCTCATCAGGTTGGTGACGACGCCCAGGTCGTGTTCGGCGGCCCGCTCGTACGACTCCGGGTTGCCGACCACGGCGACGAACATCGGCGGCGTCGCCTGTACGGGGCGGGGCAGGGTGCGGATCTCGACCGGTTCGCCGGTGCCGCTGCGGCGTTCGACGGCCTCCCCGCGCCACAGCCGGCGTACCTGGTCGAGGTGGCGGTACATCACGTCGCGGTGGGTGCCGAAGTGTTCGGGCGCGAGCACGAAGTCCCCGGCGTGCCAGCCGGGCGCGCAGCCGATGCCGACCCGGCCACCGGACAGCCGGTCGACCATGGACCATTCCTCGGCGACCCGGATCGGATCGTGCAGCGGCAGGACCACCGATCCGGCGTGCAACCGGATCCGACTCGTCTCGCGGGCCAGCGCGGCGGCCAGCACCACCGGGTTGGGGAAGACCCCACCGAAGGAGTGGAAGTGACGCTCGGGTATCCACAGCGCGTGGAATCCGTGCTGGTCGGCGAAGCGCGCCGTGTCGACGATCAGTTCGTACGGGTCGGCGGGCCCCGAGCCCGGCGGATAGTCCCCGAAGAAGTACACGCTGAAGTCCGGTGCCCGGCGCGCCGCACCGCTCGCCGGTCCCGGGCCGCCCGCCGGTGCGACACCCGCTGTCGGCTCGGTTCGTACCGTCGGTTCGCGTCGGGGGGTGCCGTTGGAGTTCGGCGCGGTTACGGCGGCACCGGGTGGGCGGGGGAGCAGCCCGTCGGCGCGCATCTGACGCAGCGAGTCGCGCACGGCCTCGATCACCGTGTCGACGTCGTCGTCGGTGTGCGCGGTGGAGAGGAAGAAGTTGCGCCACTCCCAGACGTACACGCCCTTGAGTAGCAGGTGGTGGTAGAGAAGCTCGAGGTCGGCGTGGTGTTCGAAGCGGAACTGCGAGCCGACGTGGCCGAGCCGCAGCGGGTACTCCTCCTCGGTGAACAAGGAGTTCAGGGTGCCGACGAGCCGGTCCGTCCGGGCGTTGAGCTCCTGCTGCAGTCGTGGGCTGTGCGCGGTCAACCTGGTCAGCACGGCGCGGGCGGCGGCCATGGACACCGGGTGCTGGATGTAGGTGCCGCCGAAGAAGGTGGTCTCCCGCTGTGGTCGGCTGTCGTCGCCGTAGCGCCAGAAGCCGCCGTCGACGCCGTCCATGATGTCGGCGCGTCCGGCGATCGCCCCGATCGGGAAGCCACCACCGAGCAGCTTGCCGTACGTGGCGAGATCCGGCGTCACGCCGAACAGTCCCTGGGCGCCACGCGGATGAGGTCGGAACCCGGTCAGCATCTCGTCGAACATCAGCACGATGCCGTACCGCCGGGTGATGTCGCGGAGTTGGTGCAGGAACTCCGCCGGCTGCAGCGACGGGTGCCGGCTCTGCACCGGCTCGACCACGACAGCGGCCAGCCGTTCGCCGAGCGCCTCGATCACCTGCAGGCTCTCCGGTACGCCGTAGTCGAGCACGACCAGGTCCGCGACGGCGCTGGCCGGGATGCCGGTGCTGACCGGGACAGTGGTCCGGTCCGCTCCGGTCCCGACCGAGCGGCCGAGCACGTTGTCGGCATGCCCGTGGTACGACCCGTGGAACGTGACGATCGTGTCGCGTCCGGTGGCGGCCCTGGCGAGTCGGATCGCGGCCGAGTTGGCCTCGGTGCCGGAGTTGGCGAAGGCCACGCGCGGCATCCCGGTCAGCTCGCTCAACAGCCGCGCGGCCTCACCTGTGTCGACGCTGCGGGGTCCGAGCTGGATCCCCCGGGACAGGTGTTCCCGGACCGCGTCGGCGACGAAGTCCGGCTCGTGGCCGAACAGCAGGACCCCAAAGCCCATGGTGATGTCGACGTACCGGTTGCCGTCCACGTCCTCCAGCCACGCGCCCTTGGCGCGCTGGCCGGCGATCGGGTACAGCATCTCCTTCGTGGCGCTGCGGAAGCCGACCACCGCCCGGCTGTCGGCCAGCACACCACGGTAGCGCTGGGCGATCTCCTTGGAGCGCCGGGTCTTTGCCACGAACCGTTGCCGCAGGTCGTCGAGGTGTGCCTGGGCGCGGTCGTCGACAGCCGACCCGGCCTGACCGGCGTCGTGCGCCACGACCACCCTGGGCCCGTGCACGTCGACGCCGGGTGCCGCCGCCAGCGACGATGCCGGTCGCGGTGCCCGTGCCGGTGCCGGTTCCGGTTCCGGTTCCGGTGGCGGTTCCGGTGGCGGTGCGGCTGCCGGCGGCAGTGGCGGTGCGGCTGCTGGTGGCGGTACGGCCGCCGGCGGTGCGGACCCGACCGGGGCCCGCCGGGACAGGATCAGGCGGGACAGCTTGGCGGCGGTGTCGGCCTCCTCGAACAGCTCGCGCATGGCGAGCCGGACACCGAACTCACCCTCGAACTCCCGCAGCGCGTTGATCATGGCGAGTGAGTCGGCGCCCATCGCGACGAACGGGCGGTCGACGACGATGTCGTCCGGCGCGCAGCCGAGGTGCCGGGCGCTGATCTCGCGTACCCGCTCGACCACCGGATCGAGGTCCGGCGCGGTCGGTTCGGCGGTGATCGTGGTGTCAGCGTCGCGGGCGGTGTCGTCGTCGACCATCGACCCTCCAGGTTCGGTTCGTGCCAGCGGCGGTCCGGTCCAGTGGATTCGTCGCTGGAACGGATAGGCGGGCAGCGGTATCCGGCGTTGGTGGCCGGTGCCGAGCAGCGTCTCCCAGTCCAGGTCGACCCCGTGTGCGTACAGGCGGGCGCAGGTGTCGAGGTGCTGATCGAGCTCCGCGTCCCGGCGCTGCGCGGCGAGTACCGGCGAGCAGGGCAGGGCGCAGCGCAGCAACCCGACCAGACTCGGATGCGGCCCGACCTCCAGTACCGGCACACCGGTCGGTGACCCAGGGTCCGACCCGTCGGATGTCGCGGTGGCGAGCGCGGCCATGACCAGGTCGAACCGGACCGGCAGCCGGGTCTGCCGCACCAGGTACGCCGGATCCGGCCGGTGCCCCACCGGCAGGACGGCGCCGTCCACGCTGCTGACCAGCGGTGTCTGCAAGGGCGCCCACCCGATCGTCGCGACCGCCTCACCCAGCCGGTGCAGGATCGGGTCGAGCAGCGCCGAGTGGAAGGCGCGGTCGACCGCGAGCCGCTGCCAGCGCCACCCGAGGCGGTCCAGCAGGGTGCACACGGCGTCGATCGCCGCGACCGGCCCGGCGACGACCTGCTGCTCGGCCGCGTTGGTCGCGGCCAGGTCGAGCCGTCCGTCGGTGGCGAGCAGTTCGTCGACCGCGCTGCGGCCGGCGAAGACCGCGACCATGCCGCCGGGCGCGGTGTGCTCGCGCATCAGCCGCCCGCGCAACCCGGTCAGCCGCAGACCGTCCTCGACCGACAGCGCACCGGCCGCGGCCAGGGCGGCGTACTCGCCGATGCTGTGGCCGGCGACGAGCCGTGGCACCACCCCGAGCGTGTGCCAGAGCCGGGTCAGGGCGGCCTGGTACGCGAACAGCGCCGGCTGCGCCACGTCGGCCGGCCAGATCCGGTCGCCGACGCCGGTGGCGGTGGCGAGCAGTGGCGTCAGCACCGACGGCCCACCGGTGCGGCGCTGGTACGCCTCGCAGGCGTCGAGCACCTCCCGCACCTGCGGGTACCGCCGGTAGAGCGGACCTGCCATGCCGGTGTACGAGGTGCCCTGCCCGCCGTAGACCAGTACCGGGGCCACCGGGCCGGGTGCCGACCCGGCCGCCACCCGCGCCGGGTGGTGCCGCTGCGGCGCGGCGAGGTAGTCGTCCAGCGCCTGCCCGAGTGCCGACGTCGTCGCGCCGGTCACGACGAGTCGGTGCGGCAGGTGCGGCCGGCCGAGCGCGACGGTGGCGGCCAGGTCGGCCAACTCGAGTCCGGGGTCGGCCGACAGGTGCTCGCGCATCCGGCGGGCGAGCGTACGCAGGCTGTCCGGGTGGTGCGCCGACAGCGGCACCGCCACCGGTGCGGCCGTGGCGGGCGGTGCCGTGCCGCCGGAAATCGTCGTGTCGCCAGGACTGGTCGTCGGCGGCAGCGCCCTGACCGCCGGTGGTGGTGCCTCCAGGATCAGGTGGACGTTGGTGCCACCGACCGCCAGTGCGGTCACCCCCGCCCGGCGCGGCCCCGGCAGGTCGGGCCAGTCACGCCC harbors:
- a CDS encoding MupA/Atu3671 family FMN-dependent luciferase-like monooxygenase, whose protein sequence is MPTRGGTDDRRIAIIGMALRLPGADTPQAYWRNIRDGVTSIRRFSPTELADAGVPAGLRESPDFVAVSGVLDDIDSFDAEFFGMSVQEARTVDPQHRLFLQTCYHALENGGYAGARPDTRVGIFAGVGYHLYPLNTYLRNNLPDARWDGDFGPAFQVALGNFNDFAATRVAYRLGLTGPAVTVQSGCSTALVAVHLAGQALLAGDADLALAGASAVHTPQILGYRHVKGTILSRSGRCRAFDASSDGTVGGNGVAAVLLKRYDRAVADGDTIHAVILGGGVNNDGATKTSYAAPSAAGQRDAILRAFDVAGVSPDTIGYLEAHGTGTYKGDPIEFDAMTAAYRRHTDRTGYCAIGSAKPAIGHLDACAGLAGLIKAVLVLRHGTIPPLVGFERPNPALDLAASPFVIPTEGRDWPDLPGPRRAGVTALAVGGTNVHLILEAPPPAVRALPPTTSPGDTTISGGTAPPATAAPVAVPLSAHHPDSLRTLARRMREHLSADPGLELADLAATVALGRPHLPHRLVVTGATTSALGQALDDYLAAPQRHHPARVAAGSAPGPVAPVLVYGGQGTSYTGMAGPLYRRYPQVREVLDACEAYQRRTGGPSVLTPLLATATGVGDRIWPADVAQPALFAYQAALTRLWHTLGVVPRLVAGHSIGEYAALAAAGALSVEDGLRLTGLRGRLMREHTAPGGMVAVFAGRSAVDELLATDGRLDLAATNAAEQQVVAGPVAAIDAVCTLLDRLGWRWQRLAVDRAFHSALLDPILHRLGEAVATIGWAPLQTPLVSSVDGAVLPVGHRPDPAYLVRQTRLPVRFDLVMAALATATSDGSDPGSPTGVPVLEVGPHPSLVGLLRCALPCSPVLAAQRRDAELDQHLDTCARLYAHGVDLDWETLLGTGHQRRIPLPAYPFQRRIHWTGPPLARTEPGGSMVDDDTARDADTTITAEPTAPDLDPVVERVREISARHLGCAPDDIVVDRPFVAMGADSLAMINALREFEGEFGVRLAMRELFEEADTAAKLSRLILSRRAPVGSAPPAAVPPPAAAPPLPPAAAPPPEPPPEPEPEPAPARAPRPASSLAAAPGVDVHGPRVVVAHDAGQAGSAVDDRAQAHLDDLRQRFVAKTRRSKEIAQRYRGVLADSRAVVGFRSATKEMLYPIAGQRAKGAWLEDVDGNRYVDITMGFGVLLFGHEPDFVADAVREHLSRGIQLGPRSVDTGEAARLLSELTGMPRVAFANSGTEANSAAIRLARAATGRDTIVTFHGSYHGHADNVLGRSVGTGADRTTVPVSTGIPASAVADLVVLDYGVPESLQVIEALGERLAAVVVEPVQSRHPSLQPAEFLHQLRDITRRYGIVLMFDEMLTGFRPHPRGAQGLFGVTPDLATYGKLLGGGFPIGAIAGRADIMDGVDGGFWRYGDDSRPQRETTFFGGTYIQHPVSMAAARAVLTRLTAHSPRLQQELNARTDRLVGTLNSLFTEEEYPLRLGHVGSQFRFEHHADLELLYHHLLLKGVYVWEWRNFFLSTAHTDDDVDTVIEAVRDSLRQMRADGLLPRPPGAAVTAPNSNGTPRREPTVRTEPTAGVAPAGGPGPASGAARRAPDFSVYFFGDYPPGSGPADPYELIVDTARFADQHGFHALWIPERHFHSFGGVFPNPVVLAAALARETSRIRLHAGSVVLPLHDPIRVAEEWSMVDRLSGGRVGIGCAPGWHAGDFVLAPEHFGTHRDVMYRHLDQVRRLWRGEAVERRSGTGEPVEIRTLPRPVQATPPMFVAVVGNPESYERAAEHDLGVVTNLMSQSVEQLADNVRRYRRTRAAHGLDPDGGRVVVLVHTYLGADSAEARAEAFAPLQAYLRSSLSLFGQLTNSLGFQVDLDNTDADDLDYVFRRAYDRYCEARALIGSPDDGARLIEALTAAGVDEVAALVDFGASPEQVRAGLPYLDRLRARYQTPAGQPAAGTVAAAPGVLPDRSGPVSRGQARMWFLERLHPGQGTYNEPIAVRLDGPLDVSALRVALDQLVARHPALRTVFPERDGEPVQVVRGRSTVELTVEERTGHDEDEAVRQVLADEVRRVFDLARGPLLVTRLLRWSPERHVLVLSLHHIVIDAASVAVLARDLSTVYRAALDGRPAELPELTVDCLGLARREADADGGQRDEQAGLDYWRERLAGELPVLDLPTDRPRPPVRSGAGASVRRRLDPQLSGLLSRLSGAHRSTLFMTMLAGYAATLRRFTRDDQVVVGTPVSVRPGGAEDVVGFFLNTVALRLDLSGDPTFTDLLTQVRDTALDAYGHAHVPFDAVVGAVGPDRDPSRTPIFQTIVEFDNGGDPLPLDLPRVTARTLAHRAERAVTDLALYVTRHPDGIDCRLEYSTDLFVADSAERLLSYLVAILAAAVDRPDTPISALVGVLDTDRYTLARRGAGRQRELPPGGVHDAVRQWAVHTPQAVAVIGGGTVLTYRQLDEQATVLAHRLARHGTAVGDIVALWLPRSPEFIVAALAVLRTGAAYLPLDPSLDGRQVRFMVSDSAARVVLATGADAAPDLPEGVHLLRVDDPGDDPGGGYGSGHGGPGRAADDPDPACYVMYTSGSTGRPKGVVITHRGVANLCQWYRDELALTPDDRGAVVCGQSFDASMLEIWPMLQVGASLTIADDAVRLDSMALARWLRTAGVSVAMLPTPIGEGLLSLPVAAQPRLRHLTVGGQQLRVRPQPGVPYVVRNVYGPTETTVIATSEVVAAASTGSDGPIPIGRPLDNVRVEVRDEGGGLAPVGAVGELFIGGAGVGRGYLNRPELTAQRFVDDPAGGPGSRCYRTGDLVRWTADGALVFLGRTDDQVKIRGNRVEPGETSAVLRGLDLVADGVVVARRDRRDEAYLAGYVVPAPGVAHDGLADRLVAALSRHLPDVLIPRVWAVLPALPQTGNNKVDHAGLPEPTIRTGMPAPLAPQPAPPPAAPPAGALAGVHEPTGATLADTVRALWAAELDQDPRRIDHDVSFFALGGHSINAMRLLNRVREATAVDYPALEFFRAPTIAAMVGRLRGTVTAAPPGPVRAAVDDAPGHRVRGAL